The following nucleotide sequence is from Psychroserpens sp. Hel_I_66.
GGCATTATAAACCTGTTTAAGCCCATGTCAAAATGGAAAATCCATCCCAAATGGTATATTCTATGTTTATTTTTGGGACCTATAGTCGCCATTGCTGTTTTGTTTCTAAAGAGCATGTATTATGGTGTAGAATATTCTACGTTTATGCAAGTAAGAATGACAACCTTTAGAGGATTTGTTGCTTTATTACTCTGGGCTTTTTTAGGAGAGGTTGTTTGGGTAAGCTACTGCATACGCGAGTTATCAAAAATTACAAAACCATTTTACGCAGGACAGATTGTTGCGTTCTTTTGGACGCTTTGGTTTATTCCAATTGTTCTTCTTGGTGAGGGCGTATTTCCTGAAATTCCTATTTTATCATTGCTAATATACGTAATGGGAACTGCAGGTATGTGTGCATTGATTTATGGCAAAACGAAAAGTGGTCTATGTGTCTTACTTTTACAATACATGCTAAATTTAACTCTAGCATCATTCCCAATTACTCCTACTAATGGAGGCGCACCTACTTTCACAGCCTTTGCTATACTTTATCTTTTAATCATGTTGAGTTTTGTTTACTTTATAAAACCGAATAAAAATTTTATAAATAATAATTAAAAAATGAATTTAATTTGAGTTATTATGAGTAATAATCTAATGTTAAATATTATTAAAAAAATTGCCAGAACAACTGGAGATATTCTTGTATACTTACTACCCAAGAAAGCAAATAAACTATCAGAAAATAGAATAACATTAATACATAGGAATAAGAAAAACTTAACCATTACAGAGAGACTAATGCGTTATGCCTTAGTGCAAAAACTTGAAAAGATAGAAGACCACAATACTATTGCAGAAAAGAACCGTGAATTTTGGATCAATAATACAGCAACGGAATTATTTACTGAAACCGAAGATACTTTTAAAACAGATTTTTTGCCACACTGCTCATTTATCTTCGAAATCCTTAAAAATGAATTACAAAAAGAAAAAAATGAGTTCGATACTTTGGTAGAGATTGGAACCGGTAATGGTGATGTACTTAAATACCTGAATGATGAGTTTCCTAAAATCGAAAAATTTGTTGGTATTGATCTTAGTCAAAATCAAATTGATTTAAATCGTAAAAAATTTGAAAAAGAAAAAAAATTAGAATTTGTAGCTGCAGATGCAGTACAATGGGTGAAATCAAACGGAAAAAGTAATACAATCTTTGTTTCCTCGAGAGGTGTTTTAGAGTATTTTTTAGAGAAAGATTTACAGGATTTTTTAATTGAAATCAATCAATTGAGTAACGCCTTTTTTGTGGCAATAGAACCTAATAGCTCAGATCACGATTTTAATACCCATAAACAAACTATGCTTTATGGAAATGAACCGTCATTTTCTCACAACTATCCTTTACTTTTTAAAAATGCTGGATTTAAAATATGGCATTTCTCTCAACAACCTTGGTTTAATGGAGGTAATATGCAAACCTTTTTAGGCGCTAAGAGCTAGATTATCAATCTGTTTTAAACTGATGCCTTTTTAATATCTCAAATTGAATTATTGATTTAAAACCTTTCCGAGAATAAAATTTTATTTTCAATTATTAGATTATAATTTATCGTTAATATAGATTTAAAAGTTCTAATTTAAAACAAAAACGATAGTATATTGCATTAAATTTGTAATGACAAATCAATCATATATTGTGAGTCTGATTTTTGATTGTTAATCCTAAAAAAATGCCATATAACTAATTTTTTTTCTGGGATAACAATTTA
It contains:
- a CDS encoding methyltransferase domain-containing protein, which produces MSNNLMLNIIKKIARTTGDILVYLLPKKANKLSENRITLIHRNKKNLTITERLMRYALVQKLEKIEDHNTIAEKNREFWINNTATELFTETEDTFKTDFLPHCSFIFEILKNELQKEKNEFDTLVEIGTGNGDVLKYLNDEFPKIEKFVGIDLSQNQIDLNRKKFEKEKKLEFVAADAVQWVKSNGKSNTIFVSSRGVLEYFLEKDLQDFLIEINQLSNAFFVAIEPNSSDHDFNTHKQTMLYGNEPSFSHNYPLLFKNAGFKIWHFSQQPWFNGGNMQTFLGAKS